From one Malus sylvestris chromosome 1, drMalSylv7.2, whole genome shotgun sequence genomic stretch:
- the LOC126622316 gene encoding L-type lectin-domain containing receptor kinase S.4-like, translating into MGFQRFILCWVFLLFLPNPAKTQLDQELNFNGFNGVSNSSNMSLNGVASIEPNGMLKLTNDTLRVLGHAFYSAPVRFKNSTDGKAFSFSTSFVFTIVPEYPKLGGHGLAFIISPSKSLPGSLPSQYLGILNATVVGNFSNHIFAVEFDTVQDFEFGDINDNHVGIDINSLASNKSTPAGFFSNGNSTKENLNLTSGLPIQAWVDYDSVKNQVTVMLSPDSIKPRSPILTFDVDLSPILEDFMYVGFSASTGMLASSHYVSGWSFKMNGEAKSLDLEALPKLPGPKKKHSSALIVGISLSVLVFFILAAGLGFYIVHRIKNAEVIEPWELDIGPHRFRYNELKQATRGFRDKEVIGFGGFGKVYKGTLPNSETQVAVKRISNESRQGLQEFVSEIATIGRLRHRNLVQLLGWCRRRGDLLLVYDFMPNGSLDKYLFEKPKAILSWEQRFKIAQNVASGLLYLHEGWEQTVIHRDIKAGNVLLDSEMNGRLGDFGLAKLYEHGANPTTTRVVGTLGYLAPELTRTGKPTPSSDVFALGALLLELVCGRRPIEPKALPEELMLVDWVWEKWKAGAILEVVDPRLGAEFDDLEAVVVLKLGLMCSNNTPKARPTMRQVVRYLEGEAALPDAVASPGAYDGKKRGEFEDYVHSYPTSSGCEKASDWSCDDADVDFEGGSGSPPSVSGSRRGGSDRYPS; encoded by the coding sequence ATGGGATTCCAAAGATTCATACTTTGCTGggttttcctcctcttcctcccaAACCCAGCAAAAACCCAGCTCGACCAAGAGCTCAACTTCAACGGCTTCAATGGCGTCTCCAACAGCAGCAACATGAGTTTAAACGGCGTCGCATCAATCGAGCCCAATGGCATGCTAAAGCTCACAAACGACACTCTCAGAGTCCTCGGCCACGCCTTCTACTCCGCCCCAGTCCGATTCAAAAACTCTACCGACGGCAAAGCCTTTTCCTTCTCCACCTCCTTCGTCTTCACCATCGTCCCGGAGTACCCAAAGCTCGGCGGCCACGGCCTTGCCTTCATAATCTCGCCGTCGAAGTCGCTCCCGGGATCCCTTCCCAGCCAGTACCTCGGCATCCTCAACGCCACCGTCGTCGGCAACTTCTCCAACCACATCTTTGCCGTCGAATTCGACACGGTCCAGGACTTCGAATTCGGGGACATCAACGACAACCATGTCGGAATCGATATCAACAGCCTAGCTTCCAACAAATCGACCCCGGCCGGGTTTTTCAGCAATGGAAATTCGACGAAAGAGAACCTCAATCTCACGAGTGGGCTGCCGATCCAGGCCTGGGTCGATTACGATTCGGTGAAAAATCAAGTCACTGTCATGCTTTCACCCGATTCGATCAAACCCAGATCCCCGATTTTAACATTCGATGTCGATCTTTCACCAATTTTGGAAGATTTTATGTACGTTGGGTTCTCTGCTTCGACCGGGATGCTCGCCAGCTCCCACTACGTCTCCGGTTGGAGCTTTAAGATGAACGGAGAAGCCAAATCTCTGGATTTAGAAGCTCTGCCTAAACTTCCCGGCCCGAAAAAGAAGCATTCATCAGCGTTGATCGTTGGCATTTCTCTTtctgttcttgttttctttatctTGGCCGCCGGATTGGGCTTCTACATTGTTCACAGGATCAAGAACGCTGAGGTGATCGAGCCGTGGGAGCTCGACATTGGGCCTCATAGATTCAGATACAATGAGCTCAAGCAGGCCACCAGAGGGTTCAGGGATAAAGAGGTGATCGGGTTTGGTGGATTTGGTAAGGTTTACAAAGGAACACTGCCGAATTCGGAAACCCAAGTGGCGGTTAAGCGAATTTCGAACGAGTCGAGGCAGGGTCTGCAGGAATTCGTGTCGGAAATCGCCACCATTGGCCGTCTCAGGCACAGGAATTTAGTGCAGTTGTTGGGGTGGTGTCGCCGGCGCGGAGATTTGTTGCTTGTGTATGATTTTATGCCTAATGGAAGCTTGGATAAGTACTTATTTGAGAAGCCGAAAGCAATTTTGAGCTGGGAACAGAGGTTCAAGATAGCTCAAAATGTAGCTTCTGGCTTATTGTATTTGCACGAAGGTTGGGAGCAGACTGTGATTCATAGGGACATAAAAGCAGGAAACGTGCTTTTGGATTCTGAGATGAATGGACGGCTTGGAGATTTCGGTCTTGCTAAATTGTATGAGCATGGAGCAAACCCTACAACAACTAGGGTTGTTGGGACACTGGGTTACCTCGCTCCCGAGTTGACTCGGACCGGAAAACCGACTCCGAGCTCGGATGTGTTTGCTCTTGGTGCTCTGCTGCTGGAGCTGGTGTGTGGGAGGAGACCCATTGAGCCAAAAGCCCtgcccgaggagctgatgttggtTGATTGGGTTTGGGAGAAGTGGAAGGCTGGTGCAATTCTTGAAGTTGTGGACCCCAGATTGGGGGCTGAGTTTGATGATCTGGAGGCTGTGGTGGTGCTGAAGCTAGGGCTGATGTGCTCAAATAATACCCCCAAGGCAAGGCCCACAATGAGGCAGGTGGTGAGGTACTTGGAGGGTGAGGCAGCGCTGCCGGACGCAGTGGCGTCTCCCGGGGCTTATGATGGGAAAAAGCGTGGTGAGTTTGAGGATTATGTGCATTCTTATCCCACATCATCAGGTTGTGAGAAGGCAAGTGATTGGTCTTGTGATGATGCGGATGTTGATTTTGAAGGCGGTTCTGGCTCTCCTCCCTCAGTTTCTGGTAGTCGTAGAGGTGGTAGTGACAGGTACCCAAGCTAG